The Colletotrichum destructivum chromosome 7, complete sequence genome contains the following window.
CGCGTGCGCCGACGCGGCCAACtcgggcgccgaggacgtcaGCGTGGCCGACTGCGACGCGCAGGAGGACTCGTgcctcgcggcggcgtccctCAAGAAGCTCCGGCGCGCGTCCGGGCTCAAcgcgggcgggcggcggatGCGCATCGCGGCGTCCGGTCTGGTCCGGGGCCGTCAGGCGTTCGACTTTGGCGAGTGCGCGGACCCGAGCATCCAGTTCGCCGAGGGGCTCGACGGCCGGGCGGAGGCGTCGTTCGGCCCCGCGGGCGACTTCGACCACGGGTCGGCGCAgaacatcaacatcatcagTAGCTTCATCTGCGGCCAGCTGGGGTCGAGGTGCCAGGCGGACGAGGCTGCCGTGGCGGCTTGCGAGCAGGGCCAGGCTGATGCGCAGGGTCTTAAGGGGCAAGAGGCTGCCGATGCGTTCAACTCCGCATTGGGTCTCTGAGGAAGGTGTTGTTGGTAGTACGTGATGGATGTGTAGATGCAGTTTCTTGGTGTTAGTCCCTCAGTTCTTGGGTGTGTAAGATGAGAAGAGGCCAAGGTGGGCGGGCTGAGGGGCTGGTGGTTTCGGGTCAATTTACTTCATGGCTAGCATGGAACATGAATAACGAAACGAATGTTTGATCCTTCTGTTCCCATTGTTGTGTGATGTGAAAGCTGGTTTGCTGAGGCCAAAAACCCGAGTTGAAGTATTCATTATAGAGTTCGACTGGAACCGGTTGTTAAATCAAAACCATGTTAAACAAGTGGCTTCCCAGCATAATTTCAAATTTCCTTGCCAAAAAAACCGTGCATTTTTATATAATCTCCTGTTAGTAACGCGAGCGAACACTATAAAACAAGCAAAATTAATTTATAAAAAAAAGCCCTTCACTAACTGTGGGATCTCTATGCGACGTCTTCCTGGATCGCAGCTCCAAATCTCATCTCACTCCACATTCCCAAAACAACGCTGGCATCTGAATTTTttctcactcacacactcacacactcacaacccaactcactcactcactcgctcaccTACTCACCCCATACTCAAAACCACAACCACacccggagaagacggcctcCTCAAACGGTAGACTTTATCACGCCATGGCCGAGTTCTCATACGCCGCCATTGGCGAGCGGGATTTCCGAATCCTCTCGCTGTTACCAGGAAAATCCGACGAGCCCCTCCGCGGCGAGCTCCTGGTCCGCCCCATCGACACCTacatcgacgaggccagTAAACACGAAGGCGAGTTGCCCGAGTCGGCAGACTCTTACGAGGCCGTCTCCTACGTCTGGGGCTCCGACGACAAGCCCCGGAGCatcgcctcgcccgccggcgcagaGATTGCCATCACCGAGAACCTCTACCACTGCCTCAGGCGTatccgcctcggcgaccgcCCGCGCCTCGTCTGGGTCGACGCCCTATGCATCAACCAGTCCGACAACCGGGAGAAGGAGTCGCAGATCATGCTCATGCACGATATCTTCGTCAGCGCCCGCCGCGTGCTCGCctacctcggcgaggaggccgacggcagcaagcGGGCCGTCGAGCTGATCCAGAGGTACTGGCGCATCAACATCCCGAACCCcctcaacgccggcgcccgTGCCTTCGTCGAGAACCTGCTCTCCGAGCCGGTGCCCGACGCGCCTGCCGGAAGCGAGGCTGAGCTGCCCCCgccgggcgacgaggagtgGATGGCCGTGTCGCGCTTCTGGAACCGCCCGTGGTTCCGCCGCGTCTGGGTCGTGCAGGAGTTCATCCTGGCGCGCGACGTGCTGATGAtctgcggcgacgaggcggtcAACTGGGCGAAGCTGTGGCCCGCCACGGTCGCGCTCGAGGAGCCCGAGAGCCCGCCCTGGCcgctcgtcaacgccgccggcgaggagctcaagggcgCGGCCGACTTGATGGCCAACATGGCGCAGAGGCTGCGCTTCTACCAGCTCGGCTCCATGAGGGGCAACTCGGACGAGCATGGTcacggagacgacgacggacatGAGCACGGGGGAGGATGCTGCGGAGGTCATGGTAgccacgaccacgaccacgacgaggaggaagaggacgacaaagacgccgaagatgccgaggatggcgatgatgaagagTGGGAGTCAGAGGACGGAGACGATTCCGGCCGCTCGACAGATCTCCTcagcctgctgctgtccTTCCGCGAAGTCGAGGCCACCGACCCGCGGGATCTCTACTTtgcgctcctcggcctcgcctccGATGGCGACAGGGAGGAGTTCCGCCCCGACTACTCGGCCACCTTTGAACAGACCGCCCTCCGCTTCGCCCGCACGCTCCTCCACGAGCCCTTCAGcgaggagctgctcgaccacgccggcatcgccaacaGCCTCAACGGCGCCGACTTCCCCTCCTGGATCCCCGACTTCCGCCGGCCCTGGCGTCGCATGACggtcgccgatgccgccgagtccgaggccgccggcgagacgGACTTCGACTTCGGCTTCGACCCCAACGAGGCAGACGACGTGCTCCTCCTCAtgggcgtcaaggtcgacaCCATCTCCCACGCGACCGACCTCCCGCGCCCGGCGCACCTGCACGCCGAGCAGCCGTCTCTCTGGGTGAAGCGCGACATGATGACGCTCTCCAAGCTGCTGGCCGGCATCCCTGGCTTCGAGGACGCGACGTACCCGACGGGCGAGACGGGCGTCGAGGCGGTGCTGCGGACGCTCACGTTCTTCCGCaccgaggcggacgaggcggacgggcacggcgaggacggcaacgAGGTCCCGCTGACGACGCTGAAGCTGGCGTACCGCACCTGCAcggcggtcgaggacgacgacctcgacggcgcgcgGCCCGAGCGGGAGGCGCTGCGCAGGGAGATCATGCTGTCCGGGTGcacggccaaggaggcgggcgaggcgctcgaggcggcggcccaGGTGCTCATCAACCGCGTGTTCCCGATGCGCGCGGCGCTGGACCTCGTGCTGGCCCGGGGCGGGCGGTACGTCGGCATGGTGCCGGAGGGGtgcgaggcgggcgacgaggtctGGGTGCTAAAGGGGTGCAACGCGCCGTTCGTGCTGCGGAGGAgcgccgagagggagggcgCGAGGcgcatcgtcggcgcggccTACGTGCACGGCATCATgaacggcgaggccgtcgaggagggtgTCGAGTTCGAGCCCGTGTCGATTCACtaagggggagggggtttccTTATGTTCACTGATCTGATGATGGTAACCGGGTTTGTGGTTTGCAAGTTGGCTCGCTTTCGCCCTTTTGATGCTATGACGACAACTAGATTGGAGTAGACACTCAGCACGCCGACTATAGTTGGTTTATTCAtgaagaagcaaaagaatACAAAAAGTTATGGTTTCTTTCAGTTCGCAGAGCTGTCTTATACCGAAGTACCTTGATAGTTCGATCCCTCGGGGCCGGCGTGTAATGAATCGGCGGCCGGGACGGCGCGGGCTGGTGGTGGGTCTGCCGGCCTGCTAGCGCTGCCGGCGCAACAGGGCGTGTGGCTGGTACTGTGAGCGTCATAGATGATCaccggcatcatcatcatcagaaGACGCCCTGTTGCGTGTGGAGGAAGTCATCTTTGTCCTGGTGTCCTCGATTTAAAGTTAATATATTCGCTCGTGACTTTTAACCCTGCTTTATACACCACCAAACATTTCATTTTCTCTCGTCACTTCTCGACATATCCCAAGTTCACCATGCCTTCTTCCAAGGGAAAGCCTACCGACCCCGAGCTGAGAGAAGAGCTTAAAGAGGGTGGGACTCCTCTCATTCAAACCTAGCTGGGAACGATGCTAAATACCAAGCTACAGAAATCAAGCAAGAGCCCAACAagtccggcggcggcgaggggcagTGGGCGGCATGGAAGGTGAGTCGCAGCCCACGGTTACCGGATTGTCATTTACGGAGCGGCTTTTGCCTTTTCCAGATGCATAGAATTTTGAAAACCTCGCTAAAGATGACTTCCACAGGGATCaaagctggccaaggagtACGAgaagcagggcggcggctacGAGAACGAGGCCGGGTCCAAGAACGAGCCGAAGAAGGGCGAGCCCCAGAAGAAGAGCGAGAGCAAAAAGGCGTCCGAGACGAGAGAATAGTTAGTTGGTCCGGAAACAATGACTATTAAAAGAGCACATTGTTGATTGTTCTGCAAAGCAACGTTCGTAGGCTGTTGTTGATCCAGTGACCGGCCCGGCGGGAAAGTCGACcacgggcgggcgggcggcaaCTGTGCCGCACTTCCGTCACTCATGCAGGGAACCTACCCAAGATAGGATTGCATCTTACATCGTATACCGTGGTGGGAATTTCCCAATCTCACTGATTTTAAACTTGACGACGCAAGCGGGCAAGATCAGATCAGAAAAGGCTtgacaaaaaaaaaaaaggcggGAAAATGCAGCATCCTACCACGGAAGACGTCATGGAACATCACTCCccagacgaagaggacgaagacgactgCTGGACCCCGCTCCAACGcgcctccctcgccggcgacctcgccgcggtgcacgccgccctcgcgtCGGGGGCGGACGTCAACGCTCCTCCGCGCGAGTACTATGGCCGGACCGCGCTGCAGGCGGCGTGCTCGGCATCCCACCCCGCCGTGGTCTCGGCGCTCCTGGCGGCcggggccgaggtcgacgacctccCCGGCAacaacgaggccaagaacgCGCTGCAGATCGCCGCGGGCCGGCCGGACCTCGGCATCGTGCGGACCCTGCTTGACGAGGGTGCCGACGTCAAcaggccggcctcgcggtacTTTGGCGCGACGGCGCTGCAGAGCGCGTGCGCCGCGGGGctgggcgacgtcgtcgacctgctgctgcggcggggGGCTGACGTGaacgcgccgccggcgtcgacgggcggGCGGACGGCGTTGcaggcggccgccgagggcgggtTCGAAGACATCGCCaagacgctgctgctgcaggcaGCGGGAGCGGGGCGgcgacaccaccaccgcggGGCCGCCGACGTCAACGCGGCGGCGTGTCGGAGCAGGGGCGTCACGGCGCTGCAGGCGGCGAGCCACCGGGGGCACGAGGGGACGGTGAGGATGCTCTTGGAGGCCGGGGCGGACGTCCGGGCCGAGGGGAGCCGGTACAAGGGCGCGAGGGCGCTGcacgcggcggccgaggggggaCACGTGCGGGTGTGCGAGATGCTACTGGACGCCggggccgagatcgaggccgggGCTGGGGCCG
Protein-coding sequences here:
- a CDS encoding Putative heterokaryon incompatibility, translating into MAEFSYAAIGERDFRILSLLPGKSDEPLRGELLVRPIDTYIDEASKHEGELPESADSYEAVSYVWGSDDKPRSIASPAGAEIAITENLYHCLRRIRLGDRPRLVWVDALCINQSDNREKESQIMLMHDIFVSARRVLAYLGEEADGSKRAVELIQRYWRINIPNPLNAGARAFVENLLSEPVPDAPAGSEAELPPPGDEEWMAVSRFWNRPWFRRVWVVQEFILARDVLMICGDEAVNWAKLWPATVALEEPESPPWPLVNAAGEELKGAADLMANMAQRLRFYQLGSMRGNSDEHGHGDDDGHEHGGGCCGGHGSHDHDHDEEEEDDKDAEDAEDGDDEEWESEDGDDSGRSTDLLSLLLSFREVEATDPRDLYFALLGLASDGDREEFRPDYSATFEQTALRFARTLLHEPFSEELLDHAGIANSLNGADFPSWIPDFRRPWRRMTVADAAESEAAGETDFDFGFDPNEADDVLLLMGVKVDTISHATDLPRPAHLHAEQPSLWVKRDMMTLSKLLAGIPGFEDATYPTGETGVEAVLRTLTFFRTEADEADGHGEDGNEVPLTTLKLAYRTCTAVEDDDLDGARPEREALRREIMLSGCTAKEAGEALEAAAQVLINRVFPMRAALDLVLARGGRYVGMVPEGCEAGDEVWVLKGCNAPFVLRRSAEREGARRIVGAAYVHGIMNGEAVEEGVEFEPVSIH
- a CDS encoding Putative ankyrin repeat-containing domain superfamily; this translates as MQHPTTEDVMEHHSPDEEDEDDCWTPLQRASLAGDLAAVHAALASGADVNAPPREYYGRTALQAACSASHPAVVSALLAAGAEVDDLPGNNEAKNALQIAAGRPDLGIVRTLLDEGADVNRPASRYFGATALQSACAAGLGDVVDLLLRRGADVNAPPASTGGRTALQAAAEGGFEDIAKTLLLQAAGAGRRHHHRGAADVNAAACRSRGVTALQAASHRGHEGTVRMLLEAGADVRAEGSRYKGARALHAAAEGGHVRVCEMLLDAGAEIEAGAGAGWRGGQTALQSAAARGHGEVVRLLRRRGARGREGGGVFLLD